TAGTGAGAAGCTAGATGTAGTATCCTATGTGATCATCCTAGAAGAGTcttcaagaaaagaaagtgatGAATGTAAATATCTTACTGCTGTGGTTAGTAGAATGAACCTGATTCTGAATGACATAACAAAATCTTCCTGGtaaagaaaagcatggaagacatTTCCTGTTGCTTCTTGGAATGAACGCACCACTAGGAAGAGGTGGTTTGGATTTGGGGAGCATTTCCACGGGCTTGTGAGGATGGCAGCTTTGAACTTGGAAAGCAGCTTAATgtagtggaaagaacatgggCCCTGGGGGTcagatgaatcattaaattctggctctgccacttatgtTTCTACCTTGAACACAgtctgaggaagagaaaggaagagtggcTTTTAGTAACTTAGAGGAACACTGTTTCAGGGCTTATAACAATGGGGCTGGCCTAAAGATGAATTCTTGTTTGGATAGGAAAAGAATGAGGTCTGTGCTAGGTGAGTGCAATGACTGATGTCAAAGTAAACTATTTCAAACCATTCTGATCGTATCCAATGATGCTTGAGAGATCATAAACCAGTTCCATTACTGCTTGATAGAATCAGAGGGAGATGTTCAGTGGCATCAGAAAGGAGGTATAAGAGATGTTTTATCTAAGCATTATATGGTACAACTAGGAAAGAAGAGGGCCATTTTGAGACCACCCGCCTCCATTATCACTTGGAAATTGgggtgtgggagaaaaaaaacaaccttctAAGAGCCTTGGGTGGGGCTAGAAGACTCAGTAGCTGTGAAGTTAGGTAGTTAAAAGTGTGGACTCTGGATTCGGGCACACCTGGGTTTCAAATGTTACTTGTTATAAGTGCTACCTTGAGTTAGTTAGTTAATTTCTAGGCTTTAGTTtccccagctgtaaaatgggcTTAATGAAAtgatgcatgtaaagcacttagcgcAGGGCCAGGCACATACTAATGTGTTACATAAATATGCTTTGCTATTGGCTAAATACCAGCCACCAAAATTGTCATAAAAGAGCAATGAGCCCAAAAGGTGGCCCCATCGTTTCAATGATTAGTTTCAAACCCTCCTAACTGCTATTGCTTTGACTTCATTCCATTTCAGTCTGACTTGACTACACTTTTTAGTGGGACCCCCAAACTCCGATATTGTCATATCTGTGGCCATAACAACTAGAAACATAGCAGATTACTTACCTGTCAAATGGGAAAAGCtagtttcttcttccctcttctccaggCAAATTCATATTAAGGGAAGAATATCCAGGGAATCATCAAATTTGCTCACACAAATggtatcaagaaaaaaattagcctCAGTTAAGCCCACACAGCATATTCATCTACAGTCtctttaaattcaaataaacttagaaaagaatgCTTAAAAAACATGGCTTAAAGAACTCATTGGccagagcatctgggtggctcagttggttaagtgtctgactcttgatttcggctcaggtcatgagctcacatttcgcgagtttgagcctctctctctctctctctctcaaaaaaaaaaaaaaaaaaaaaaaaaaaaaaaagaactcattagCTAAAATGCTAACCATGGTGTTACCACATGAGCCAGCAATTACAATTCTGGGTATATAGAAAAATGAAgatgtatgtccacacaaaaacttgtacacaaatgttcatagcagcgctaTTCGTAACAGACAAAAAGTTGttaacaacccaaatgcccatcagctaatgaatggataaacaaaatgtggtatatccatacaagggctattattcatccattaaaaggaataaagagctgatataatatggatgaaccttgaagaaattatgctaagtgaaagaagctagacacaaaaggtcatgtattatatgattccacttatctcAAAcattcagaataggcaaatctacaggGACAAAAAGTAGATTGGTGGCTGCCAGGCGCTAAGTGGGGAAGAGGTTGGAAGGTTACTGCTTAATAGGTATGCGGTTTTTTATTGGAATGATACAAATGTGCTAAAATTAaatagtggtgatgattgtacaAGTCAGTGAATATGTACAAAACTGAATGGTACGTTTTGACGGCGAACTATACTGTAGGTATATAGTCTGGACGgtattacatctcaataaagctgttaaaaacccCCATTGGcacatttaatgtttataattgaCGACCTTGGGatttagaatgtttattttgtgcGTGAGCAGCTCCCTTCTCTACCACTGCTGCTAACCGTGTATGATAACGTAGCTAATGGAGCAAATGAAGGCAGAAAGGCTAATCATTGTTCTTGTACTTGTAGGCAATAAAAATAATCCCTTTGCCTTCTGCTCAAAGGGCTTTCAGAATAAGTTCCTTACTATTTGTCTTTAGCCAGGTTTATTAATTTCCTGCATATTCGCGAGTGCTAGCTCACCCCAAGTGAGCCCTTCTGCCCAGTTTATAATTATGCCTAGATCTGTTGCCACAGCCGTTACTTCTGCAATCAAGTATTAATGCCACGTTTCCTCCAGTTAGTTGAGGAATTTCAAATTGCTACTGATTAACACTGGAACCATTCCCTAAATGGGtataaataaagagaatgtgCTTCAATGTTAGATAAGAAACTAGGAGACTGCATTATCTGTTCCAGGCAAGCCatcaccatttccttttttttttttttttttttttagaacatcttaaatttttaatcctttctttacAGGTTACCTAGACCACTTTTGAttaagaaaactgtagaaagtTAGTAACTGCCACAAGCAAACGCCAGGCGGCGGAACGTGTCAATTTTCCACAGAGTCCTGCTTTGCGGGGTGTCTGAATGCGCTGCTCGGGATCTCCGCTCACACTCGCTGGAATCAGTCGCGGCAGAGTTTAGTCCACAGGTCGCTTCTCCCCGTATTTCTTTGTAAACTCTTCAGCGTTCTTACAGAATTTTTTACGGTCCTTAGAGTATTCTTCAGCTAGGTCAGCCCGAAGTGGGTGCTCGGGCTGGGGGTCGTTCACCAGTGCTATGAGGGACTGGATTACTTGGTCGGTTTTGGTTGCTGGCTTCCAGTTTTCAGCACTAATTACTGGCAGACAGACCTGCCCCTTTTCATCGATGTTCGGGTGATagatctttgttttaaatgtgatcTTCGGTGGTTTGAATGGGTACTCTGCTGGAAAGTTGATTTCGATTCTGAAGGCCCCCTTATCATATGGAGGGTTGTCAGGAACAATAAGCCCTTGCCAAGTCAATAAATTAGCTTCATCAACCTGGATGTTACGGAAGTTTTTCATTCCACATTTGCGGATTTCTTCAAGCTCCTTCATCAGCCTCCTGCTGGCCGCCATCTTGGATCTGGTGCTGCTACTTCCCCCTCCATCACCATTTCCAAGTTggagttcaattttttttctccaaaaactaGGTTTCAGAAAGGTATACCAGATCACAGTAGGACTGAGAACATatgaatacaataaataaaatgtgaaaggtTCACTTGTGGCTCCTTTAAATGTCAAATAAGGCCATGGTCACTGaaaactttcttcttcctttttatgacAAGAATACCTGTTGGTGTCATGTAGGACATGACTTAACAGTTCTCAAATCATTTATCAGctgataaattataaaaagtaaattattacaggaagggaaaggagcaaaagctaacattttaaaaaactagcCTGTGAGTTTAAGGAGATCACATTTTGATACTTGGAGCTGTCCATTGGCCATGCCTTGTTTTCTGCATTAGATGATTAAGAGCAAAATCCTAACTTTAACTGAGCCCTTTTATAGGAGAGGGGTAGATTATACATTATTTCATACATTAGCCTGAACCAGAATACCTGCCTAAAAGCTCTATTATCTCCAGATAGATtccaataaaattatttcaagaaagatACTTTCTTTCTGAATTCAGAGATAAAGGCATGTTTttagcagagggaacagcagctTACTCCTTAACTCCACAAGTCAGGACTTGTCAGTCTACCACCATTATGCTACGACATTCACGGGCTAACACAGGCATGTACCAAAGGATGAGACTTCATAGTCTGTAACTCATGTCAGAGGAAATCTTCAGGATCTGGATAGAAACTCACATAGGTTCCAAGTATCTTAAGAACTACAATGCCTTTTAGGGATGCtcaaaatcagattttttaaactttttttttttttttttaatttagagagagagcgcgagcaccagtaggggagaggggcagagggagggagagagaatcttaaggagcctccacattcagcacagaacctgacgtgggactcaattCCATgagtctgggatcatgacctgtgccaatttcaagggtcggatgctcaaccaactgagccacccagacaccccacaaaatcagatattttaaaagatgctttgaACAAGCAGATAGTGGAAGGGTAAAGCAAGGGATCCCCATAAGCAAGTAATTCTCAGGTGTGTGGAGAGCAAAGTcctccccccccacaaccctgcaaaatttcatttttaagtaatctgtacacccaatgtggggcttgaactcacaaccccaaggtcaagagtcacatgctctacccacgcAGCCAGACAAGCACCCCAGAGCAAGGTCCTTAAAATAAGGACCAGCAGGAGAAACTAGAGAGATTATTGCTTCTTGTACTTACCTTTTGTAATTGAGTCTGTCTCTTCCACTGGACTGTGGGCTCCTTGAGAGTAGTCTATTTCTGTTTAATTGCTGAGTTCCTCAGTGTATAGCACATTTTAGGTACTCTTTAGATTCTTATGGCCCTTAATGCGTTGGCAGAAAAGAAACTTGAGAAGGGCTAGGAGTCAGTGTACCTGTTCTGTGGGTGCCCTTGAGTAGTTCCCTTGCATCCCAAGGGGAAGTAGGGGAGCGAGCCCTATTTCAGTGGTTCCCAGCCCTGACTGCACACCTAAAATCACCAGAAGagctttaaaaatgcagatgtcAGGGCCTCATCTCCAGAAAATCTCATTTAATTGGTTTGGGGTAGGACTGGCCACAGGTGTTTTTTATTAGTCCTTCTAGTGTGtggccagggctgagaaccactgccctgtAGTAATATAGGAATTCAATCCACTGGTGGTTGTGAGTCATATATGTTAGTATGCTAGAGAGTCATCTTTTTGTTTAACATATGGCTTTCTTGGTCCTACCCCAAGAGATCCTGAATCACTGGGTTTGGCAAGATGCTTCAGCCAAGAATCTACATTCGTAATAAGCACATGATTCGGATGCAGTGGGTCCAAAGACCATGCCTCCAGAAACAGTACCATGGAGCCACTCCCTTTGTCCTCTGAAGGCACCTGGGTTAGCTTTGAGAATAGAAACCCAGCAAACAGCGTTGACGtctattcttaaaataaaactgtttctatCCTCTTGCCATCAAACGCAAGAGTGTTCATTTCTCTGGTGAGTGGTTCTATGGTGCCGAATTTTCACCTGCTTGATCATTCATTAGCTCAAGACTTATCTGAAATGCAGGCTGAGAACAACTAGTTGTTCTTTCTGTGATGCCACTGGTCCTATTAAGGCAATTGTCTCAAACATTTTTGATCCAATGACATTAGACAAAAcacaattgtttcctttgcaccCAGCAGCCTTGCAAGGAAGTATGAAAGTCCAGtattctcattttgaaaaatgggCAGTTTGAGGCAGAAACTGACCCTAAGGCAGGGCTGTATTAGATTGGGAAAAATCAAAGCCTTGATTTGATTTGTGTCAAAAGCACTTTAACATCTCTGACCTAATTTTTCCTTACTAATCCCCTTATGAAGCAAGGTGGGGCAGGTGTCATTCTCGTCCATCTTTGAAGCTTCAGGTTCCAGCTTAAGCAACCATTCCTTTGGGCTAAGTTTTGTCCTCTCCGTGGGTCTTTTCATGTGAAGATACTCTAGCAATAGGTTACATGGCATTGGATATTTTCAGCAGGTGGCTTTCTGTTTGCTGGGGAGAAAACTGGCAAAGAGAGAGCattgaaaaccaaataaaaggGAACCATTACCCAAAGGGGCAACCCCAAGAGAAGTGATTGTGGAAGAAGAATGTTCTAGatcagtttcatttatttctcaagtcACCTGGAGCAGGCCTTGGGACCCAAATGCAAATGAGGCAATTTGGGGACATTGCCATGTTTGCTGGAACTGTGTTCAAGGACACATTCCTCATTGATAGCAAAAATATTGAgatttgagagaaaataaattgctttGAAATTAAGATACCATCAACCTAccatcttctcttttaaaaatgttgacctTTGGGAATGTAAAGTCTTTCAATACTAAATCAGTCTGGATGATATTGAATTATGCCCTTAACATAGGGAAGAGGCCCTCTTATCTTCCTCTTTGGAAAAGGAAAGCTGTTCTCTG
The DNA window shown above is from Lynx canadensis isolate LIC74 chromosome X, mLynCan4.pri.v2, whole genome shotgun sequence and carries:
- the LOC115507548 gene encoding ubiquitin-conjugating enzyme E2 L3 is translated as MAASRRLMKELEEIRKCGMKNFRNIQVDEANLLTWQGLIVPDNPPYDKGAFRIEINFPAEYPFKPPKITFKTKIYHPNIDEKGQVCLPVISAENWKPATKTDQVIQSLIALVNDPQPEHPLRADLAEEYSKDRKKFCKNAEEFTKKYGEKRPVD